A window of Ascochyta rabiei chromosome 6, complete sequence genomic DNA:
TCGAGCCGAGCCGAGGGGTGTCATGGACAGCTGCTGCTCCGACTCGAGACGCACGACGTACTGTCGGTACGACGTGTCTGGGTGGTCGCCGCCGAGCGGGGAGCAGCGGTGCGAGACGATGCGCGCCGACTTGTATTTAACAAGGTTCCAGGACATCTTGACGGGCCCGCGGGCAGCGATTTGAGAGCGCAGCGCGCCGGCGAGAGGGGGGAGGCATAGCTTTCGCAGCGATTTGGCGTCGCCACTGGGTATACCATGTTAGTGTGACAGCTTGAGGGGCTTGTTGCAACATGGTAAAGACGTACGCAGCGAGCAGGTCGTAGTATCTCTTGTACATCTTCTTGGCCTTGTTCTTCAACTCCTTCTGCTTCATAAAGTCCACAGGTAGGTACGACGTGATGCCAGTCTTGTGCACGCACCGCTTGAAGTGGCTCCGTGTGTACAAGGCCGTGAACCTCGCTTTCAGCAGCGTCCAGAAGTAGCTGTAGAACTCCCAGCTCGTGGGCCTGGGCAGCCTGCTGAAGGGTGCGCGAATGATGGTGTTTTGCAATAACCCAATGTCCTCGGATATCTCCTCCGCATCCCGCCTGTCCGACCGGTTCGTCGGGGCCGGGTTGCCTGAGACCGTTGCTTCGGCGCCTGCCAACTGCATCCGCGCGTCTGCTAGCCGGTTATCCTTCTTGTAGGGTCGTGCAGGGGTCGAGGAGAAGGCTCGCGCGGCCGTCGCGGCAAGGCATCGCCGTGTCGGCGGTCCGGTGGGGCGCTGGAAGAGACACTGGCGGCGCATCGGGTGCGCCTGTGATCGCGCTATTCGAAGTGGGATTTGTGTCGACATGGCGGGCGTTGTGGCGCGAATGGATCGCGTTGGAAATGGCACAAAAGTTCACAAGTCGGGATGGGCGATCGGGGAAAGTGCACGTGCCATGTACCTCTGAACGTTGCTCGCCTCAAGAATCAACATCTCAAATTAGTAAAATGGCAAAATGGGTTCGGGGATTTGTTgtaattattattaattcgTTCTTCGTTTGCGTCTCTTGATGGCTGAGTTGAGGTCTACTCGCTCATACTACTCGTACACTTACACCCATGACCGTATCGGTTCGTCCCAAGTTCCCCAATATACCTACGCCGCTCTTCTATACATTGATTGTTATACAAGCCTTCCGTAGTGTTGGAGCTGGATGGTTGGGTGTTGTACACACCGAGTGTGGTGACGCCTTCGGTATATGCTCCCAAAAACAAAATTGCAACGCCGTGTCTATGCAGGAGAAATGTTGTACATCGAACAAGAAAAAGGTCAGAAGGAAGAAGCCTACATGTTGCTAGACTCCCCAAGAAGCTTCAGTACGCCCTCGTATGTACCAAACATTATGGCGGCGCTGGGCACGACACGGAACATGTGGGGGACCAGTCCGCCGTAGAGCGCGGCCATGCCCTCTTCCTTCCAGATAAGTTTGAAACACTGTGCGAGGCCAGTGTACTTGAGGCGGCCGTCCTGCTGAGGGGCTTGTCGTAGTCGTGTTCGAACAACTTCGTGGGGATATGTGATGAGGGCGGCAACAAACTTGGCACAACCAGCGGCAGAGACCTTGCCCGTCCAGTCGACTGTCTGGTCCCAAAGTGTAGGCGTCCGTCCGCTCGCTGCGACTCGCTCAGCGCGCCTTGCCAATGCGAGCTTCATCTGCTCGTACATCATCCACTGCAGTGTACTCTCCGACACACCGAGGTAGCTGGCGGTCAAACCACGGTAGAGACCGAAGAACCCTTCTTTCCTGACCGTCTGCATGGTGCAGTCGAGAGCATTCTTGTACTGGCGACCACGGCCATCTGTGTGGATATTCTTGTCGAGTTGTAGTCGAGTCTTGACCAGCCAAATGGGATTTGTAGCCGTCCCGGTTACGATGCCGGCCGCAGCCGCGGAGCACAAATGAACCCAAGCAGCTTCCCGGCCGTTGTTGAATTCTGTGCTGATGATCCTCTTGCCGTTGCCGTATGCGTAAAAGTTGATAGCGCGCGCGGGAACCACGCCGATCAGGTTGGGTCCAAGGCCCTTGAAAAGTGCTCGCCAGCCCTCTGTCTTGGGCACTTGCCACAGAATCTCCCCGGTCTCGCGGATGTGGAGCAACGAGCTGCGGGCAAAAGACATGGTCTCGATGGGCGGTAATCCTCGGGCGCTTCTCATGGCGGCGAGATGCTGCTGGTAGTACGTCGATTGCAGGCGCGTCTTGAGAACGTCAAGTGGTGCGGTCAGGGTCGCAGAGGCCATACCACCGAGACTGAATCCTGTCAGCATTCCATGTCGCCGCGCTGGTCTTATACAGGTTTTTGCCTCACCCTCCCGCAACGAAATGCGCCCATGACTTTGCGAAGGCTGGGCCTCCGGCAGCTACTGGGGCTCCGTCTGGTTGCTTTGCCGGTACCACTTCGCCAAGTTCGCGCGAAGAAGGTAAGGATGTCTGTCCGAATTGCGGGTTGTCGCCTCGAAGACCTCGAGGCGCGGAGGCGTGTTCGAAGGTCATTTAGAAAAGGCGCGCCACGTAGATTGGGAGGAATCGGTCGAGCAAAGCGCCGACGTTGGTACGTAGAGGGGATCGCAAATGGACAACGCGGTTCGAGAATGGATGGTGACTAGGTGCTAAGAAATACAAGGTAAGGATGGAGACTTGAACGTACAAGACTCCAGACTCCAAAATTTGGGCCCATTGCTTGAAGAAGCCTAGCTTCCAGGACGGGCATTGCCGCGGCGTTGCATCATCTAAAGAGGCGGCTCATGCGCGCATTGCCATCACGACCAGCAATTGTCGCAATCACCACACAACTGCACAGCACAATGCGCCCAACCACACAATGTCTCGCGCCTGGCGGCTTCTTCTCGCGCAGCTTGGACGAGTTCAAGCGCCTCTCTCAGATTGGTATGTGTTGCCCGCAGCCCTCTCGTGCAACAACAGCTGACTCACGCAGCCCTCAAGCTGGAAGGCCTCAGCTCTCCTCGCAAACCCTTTCCACTGGTCCGCTTCCAGACCGCTGAAGACTTGAAGCAATGCAAGAAGATGAGCGACCAGGATATCGGAGGCTTTTCCACAGTCAACTTCGACCACCACCCCGTTACCCAAACCGAACCCGCACACGCACGCTTCCACGGCACCATATCTACCCAACTACCCCACAACCAACCGCACGTTCAAAGGACGGGCTATGCAGGGTTCAGGACACTTGAGCAGGGCCGTACTATCTTCGGTCAATCCTTCTGGGACGTGAGCTTGTACGGCTACTTGGCTCTTCAGTTCAAGTCGGATGGTCGCAAATACTTTATCAACGTGCAGACCGATTCAATTGTGCCCACAGATATCCACCAGCATCTGCTGCATTCCAAAACACCAGGCGAGTGGGAGACTGTCTTGATCAAGTGGAACGAGTTTGTGCGAACGAACCACGGCCAGGTTGTAGAGCCGCAGCGAGAGATGCTGACACAGAAAGTGCGCACAGTGGGCATATCGCTGATCGACAGGATACCAGGTCCTTACGATCTGAGCATCGGTAACATCTGGGCGACGAACGCGACTGACGAAGACGATATTCTGCAGCGAGCGCCTGGTGTTATTCAAGGTCTTCCTGTTGGCTCGCTCAGACGGGGAGACTACAACAGGAACGTTGGGAGAAGGGACTCTGTGCAGGCAGAATCTGAGCGCGATATTACCGAAACAAATAGATAGGGGATGTAAATTGAACTGATCGCACCATTCCATATTGCATGCCGTGCCCCAAGTGGTGCTCGGACGTCCTACCGCCTCAATACGGGAAAGTGCCAATTG
This region includes:
- a CDS encoding Pyrimidine nucleotide transporter, mitochondrial gives rise to the protein MTFEHASAPRGLRGDNPQFGQTSLPSSRELGEVVPAKQPDGAPVAAGGPAFAKSWAHFVAGGLGGMASATLTAPLDVLKTRLQSTYYQQHLAAMRSARGLPPIETMSFARSSLLHIRETGEILWQVPKTEGWRALFKGLGPNLIGVVPARAINFYAYGNGKRIISTEFNNGREAAWVHLCSAAAAGIVTGTATNPIWLVKTRLQLDKNIHTDGRGRQYKNALDCTMQTVRKEGFFGLYRGLTASYLGVSESTLQWMMYEQMKLALARRAERVAASGRTPTLWDQTVDWTGKVSAAGCAKFVAALITYPHEVVRTRLRQAPQQDGRLKYTGLAQCFKLIWKEEGMAALYGGLVPHMFRVVPSAAIMFGTYEGVLKLLGESSNM